GACAGGAAGCTCTCGCGCATCTCGTGGACGTTCTGCTTCTCCTTGAGCAGCGGCTTTCCGATGAATGTGTACTCCACACACGGTGCCTCGCCGCAGGTGTCGTTCTCGCCCAAGGTCCAGAAGAACTTCCCGCAGCTCTTGCACTGCCTCCGCTGGAACCCGTTGCTCTTGAAGAACTCAAGCTCGTAATCCTTCGAATCCATGGTCGATTGCCACATGAGTCCTCAGAATATAACGGTTTTCGTTTGGCGCAAGACAATGGGCCAGTTCCAGATGTTACCTCAGAGGTCAAGGAGTTCAGCTGAACGAATACTCTGGATTGGATAACTCCGTCTTGATGTTCTCCACTGGTTGTCCCTCTTTGATGATCTTCGTGACCTTGACGGCATCTTTCTTAGTTCCGAGCATGATGGCCCCTATCATCCTGCCTTCCTTGATTACGAACTTCTTGTAGATGCTTCCGTCGGCGGTGACGGCTCGGATTTCCTCGAATCCGGGCTCTGGGGGCTCATGCGCACTTCTGACAACGCCGATTGAAATGAGATCGAATCCTGAAACTTTCAGCGTGTTCGATGGGACGGTGCCAGCATAGTCCGGTCCGGGTTGCCCGAGCATCTTCTTCGCTGCGATCCTTGCCTCGTCCAGGGCGGGCGGTATCATTGCCCAGACCTGTCCCTGGAACTCGCAAACGTCCCCGAGGGCGTAGATGCTCGGGTCCGAGGTCCTGAGCGACGAATCAACGATGATCCCTTTGTTCGTCTTGAGTCCGGCGGTCTTTGCGAGGTTCATGTTGGACCTCGTCCCAGCCGATACTATCACCATGTCCCCATCGATGACTCTGCCATCTTTGAGCTTCACGCCTTCGACGGAAACCGCTCCGAGGATCTCGTCGGTCTCCGCCTTTGTGATGATGTTCGCGCCTGTCTTCTCGATCCAACCCTGGAGGATGGCGGCGCCTTCGTGATCGAGCTGTCTCATGAGCAAGTGTTCTGCGTATTCGAGTATCGTGACTCTCAAATGGGGGAACGCTGTGCAAACGCCTCTTGCGCTTTCGAGGCCCAGCAGTCCGCCGCCGATGACAATCACATGCTTTGACTCCGCAGCCGCCTCCTTTATCCTGCGAGCATCGTCCATCGTTCGAAGCGAGAACACTTTTTCTTTTGGCAGGCCGTTGAAAGGAGGCACGAACGAACTCGAACCAGTTGCCAGTGCCAGCTTGTCGTAGGGAAGCCAGGCCCCGGATACGAGGATCTTCTTTCCGGACGAATCGATCTCTTCTACTCTGGAGTTCAGATGGAGGTTCAGTCTGTTCTTCGAGTACCAGTCGGCCGGATAGAATAGCATGTCCATCTCTTGGACGCTCCCGATGAGGTAGTCGATGAGCCTC
The Candidatus Thermoplasmatota archaeon genome window above contains:
- a CDS encoding FAD-dependent oxidoreductase, translated to MRIIVIGNNVAGTTLAKALRDADSNVEIDIFTDENKPYYPRPRLIDYLIGSVQEMDMLFYPADWYSKNRLNLHLNSRVEEIDSSGKKILVSGAWLPYDKLALATGSSSFVPPFNGLPKEKVFSLRTMDDARRIKEAAAESKHVIVIGGGLLGLESARGVCTAFPHLRVTILEYAEHLLMRQLDHEGAAILQGWIEKTGANIITKAETDEILGAVSVEGVKLKDGRVIDGDMVIVSAGTRSNMNLAKTAGLKTNKGIIVDSSLRTSDPSIYALGDVCEFQGQVWAMIPPALDEARIAAKKMLGQPGPDYAGTVPSNTLKVSGFDLISIGVVRSAHEPPEPGFEEIRAVTADGSIYKKFVIKEGRMIGAIMLGTKKDAVKVTKIIKEGQPVENIKTELSNPEYSFS